The Metabacillus schmidteae genome has a segment encoding these proteins:
- the serC gene encoding 3-phosphoserine/phosphohydroxythreonine transaminase, whose amino-acid sequence MMRAYNFNAGPAAIPLPVLERAQKELVNFQNTGMSVMELSHRSKDYEEVHNRANSLLRELLGIPDNYEVLFLQGGASLQFSMIPMNFLKEGQTAHFIMTGAWSDKALKEAKFFGETRILASSKEDNYTHIPTDYSLDEVKDGAYLHITSNNTIFGTQWQNYPDSPIPLIADMSSDILCKEIDVEKFSLIYAGAQKNLGPSGVTVVIVKKEFLESAKEDVPTILNYRTHAKNNSLFNTPPTFAIYMLSLVLEWVKEQGGVKNVQKINEEKAGYIYSAIDNSDGFYKPHATEDSRSLMNITFTLPNEELTKKFLQEAKERQFIGLAGHRSVGGCRASTYNAVPKEACVALAQFMTEFKNQNS is encoded by the coding sequence ATTATGAGAGCTTATAATTTCAATGCAGGACCAGCAGCTATTCCATTACCTGTGCTCGAACGCGCACAAAAAGAACTAGTCAATTTCCAAAATACAGGCATGTCTGTTATGGAGCTTAGCCATCGTAGTAAAGATTACGAAGAAGTTCATAATCGTGCAAACTCTTTACTTAGAGAACTTCTAGGAATTCCTGACAACTATGAAGTCCTATTTTTACAAGGCGGGGCAAGCCTTCAATTCTCCATGATTCCAATGAACTTCTTAAAAGAAGGCCAAACAGCTCATTTTATTATGACAGGTGCTTGGTCTGATAAAGCACTTAAAGAAGCAAAATTTTTCGGAGAAACAAGGATTTTAGCTTCAAGTAAAGAAGACAATTACACACATATCCCAACAGACTATTCTTTAGATGAAGTAAAAGATGGTGCTTATCTTCATATTACATCAAACAATACAATTTTTGGAACTCAGTGGCAGAACTACCCAGATAGCCCAATTCCATTAATTGCAGACATGTCTAGTGATATTTTATGTAAAGAAATTGATGTAGAGAAATTCTCACTCATTTATGCAGGGGCTCAAAAAAACCTCGGTCCATCTGGTGTGACAGTTGTTATCGTGAAGAAGGAATTTTTAGAATCTGCAAAAGAGGATGTTCCAACAATCTTAAATTATCGCACTCATGCTAAAAATAATTCTTTATTCAACACACCACCAACCTTTGCTATTTATATGCTTTCACTTGTATTAGAATGGGTAAAAGAGCAAGGCGGAGTTAAAAATGTTCAAAAAATCAATGAAGAAAAAGCTGGATATATCTATTCTGCCATTGATAACAGTGACGGTTTTTATAAACCACACGCAACAGAAGATAGCCGTTCATTAATGAACATTACCTTCACTCTTCCAAACGAAGAGCTAACGAAAAAATTCCTTCAAGAAGCAAAAGAACGCCAATTCATCGGCCTTGCAGGACACAGATCTGTTGGTGGTTGCAGAGCATCAACATACAATGCTGTTCCAAAAGAAGCTTGTGTGGCACTTGCTCAATTTATGACTGAATTTAAAAATCAAAATAGCTGA
- a CDS encoding HIT family protein, translating into MSDCIFCKIVNGEIPSAKVFENEHVVAFLDISQVTKGHTLVVPKVHKENIYELTPEIAGKLFEVVPKIANSIKEQFQPIGLNLLNNNGEKAGQSVFHYHMHIIPRYGKGDGFGAVWKSHAEEYTPEELQEIASTIQNGVS; encoded by the coding sequence ATGAGTGACTGCATTTTTTGCAAAATTGTAAATGGAGAAATCCCAAGTGCAAAGGTGTTTGAAAATGAACATGTTGTAGCATTTCTTGATATTAGCCAGGTAACAAAGGGTCATACACTTGTTGTACCTAAAGTCCATAAAGAAAACATTTATGAACTTACTCCAGAGATTGCCGGAAAATTATTTGAGGTTGTCCCTAAGATTGCGAATTCTATTAAAGAGCAATTTCAACCTATTGGATTAAATCTGCTGAATAATAACGGTGAAAAAGCTGGACAATCTGTATTCCATTACCATATGCATATCATCCCTAGATACGGCAAAGGTGATGGCTTTGGAGCTGTATGGAAATCACATGCAGAAGAATATACTCCAGAGGAACTACAGGAAATTGCTTCAACTATTCAAAACGGGGTATCTTAA
- a CDS encoding ABC transporter ATP-binding protein, whose translation MSLLKVEHLTGGYTRNPVLKDISFEVEKGHIVGLIGLNGAGKSTTIKHIIGTMEAHKGQVSINGNSFAQDSAAYRSQFSFIPETPILYDELTLHEHLELTAMAYGLDKETFQKRLQPLLKEFRMEKRLKWFPAHFSKGMKQKVMIMCAFLIEPELYIIDEPFVGLDPLAINSLLEMMDKAKKQGSGILMSTHILATAERYCDSFVILHNGKIRAKGTLLQLREQFGMRDATLDDLYIQLTKEDQDEER comes from the coding sequence ATGTCTTTATTAAAAGTTGAACATTTAACGGGTGGTTATACTCGAAATCCTGTTTTAAAGGATATATCATTTGAAGTTGAAAAAGGCCATATTGTTGGATTAATTGGCTTGAATGGAGCAGGGAAAAGTACAACCATTAAACATATTATCGGCACGATGGAAGCTCATAAAGGACAAGTTTCCATTAATGGAAATTCGTTTGCTCAGGATTCAGCAGCTTATCGGTCACAATTTAGTTTTATCCCTGAAACACCGATTCTTTATGATGAATTAACATTGCATGAACATCTTGAATTAACGGCAATGGCATATGGACTTGATAAAGAAACATTCCAAAAGCGTCTTCAACCTTTACTAAAGGAATTTAGAATGGAAAAGCGATTAAAATGGTTTCCTGCTCATTTTTCAAAGGGAATGAAGCAGAAGGTGATGATTATGTGCGCTTTTTTAATTGAACCTGAATTGTATATCATTGATGAACCTTTTGTCGGATTGGATCCATTAGCGATTAACTCTCTGCTTGAGATGATGGATAAAGCAAAAAAACAAGGTTCAGGGATTTTAATGTCCACACATATTTTAGCAACTGCTGAACGTTATTGTGATTCATTTGTTATTTTACATAATGGAAAAATACGTGCAAAAGGTACATTGCTTCAGTTGAGAGAGCAATTCGGAATGAGGGATGCAACATTAGATGATCTTTATATTCAATTAACAAAGGAAGATCAAGATGAAGAACGTTAA
- a CDS encoding ABC transporter permease — MKNVNEIWQTRLHQHINETRSYLKYMLNDHLLFVFIFLAAGGALTYSKWLETLSPDFPAVLIMTVTFAFIMIASSVRTLLKEADIVFLLPMEYKLQEYFQKAFTYSFITQSFFVIVPFIIFIPLYVNATNANGQSLIISLVLLLLVKYWNLRVSWRLGFFTEASAKWGDILIRLAINMCVIFFILSQAFLFVVILFVIMAVYNVYFSNAAKKKALKWEQLITREEQKKQSFYKLANLFTDVPKLKKQAKRRAYLDWVVNRVKYSQDNVYEYLFLRAFIRSGDYFGIVVRLTIIGCVILSFMDNGLIGSLVISLIFTFLTGIQIMSLFKHYELLELPNLYPHAEKKKMSSFLKIIFKVLLIQAVIYSLVTLAISSLMIFVEVLIVTVFFVSLFVYGYMQGRIKKKEKDVV, encoded by the coding sequence ATGAAGAACGTTAATGAAATTTGGCAAACAAGACTTCATCAGCATATAAATGAAACAAGGTCATACTTGAAATATATGTTAAATGACCATCTGCTTTTTGTGTTTATTTTCCTTGCAGCAGGCGGGGCTTTAACCTATTCGAAATGGCTTGAGACTTTATCACCGGACTTTCCGGCCGTTTTAATTATGACGGTAACCTTTGCATTTATCATGATCGCTTCCAGTGTTAGAACTCTTTTGAAAGAAGCAGATATTGTGTTCCTTCTTCCTATGGAATATAAGCTGCAGGAGTATTTTCAAAAGGCTTTTACATATAGCTTTATTACACAAAGCTTTTTTGTAATTGTACCGTTCATTATCTTTATACCTCTTTATGTGAATGCAACAAATGCAAACGGACAGAGTTTGATTATTAGCCTTGTTTTATTGCTACTTGTTAAATATTGGAACCTGCGAGTGAGTTGGAGACTAGGGTTTTTTACAGAAGCATCTGCAAAATGGGGAGATATCCTTATTCGCTTAGCGATCAATATGTGTGTCATCTTTTTTATCTTATCCCAAGCATTTCTATTTGTGGTGATTCTATTTGTCATCATGGCTGTGTATAATGTCTATTTTTCAAACGCAGCAAAGAAAAAGGCATTAAAATGGGAGCAACTAATTACGAGAGAAGAACAGAAAAAACAATCCTTTTACAAGCTGGCAAACTTGTTTACAGACGTACCTAAGCTAAAGAAGCAGGCTAAGCGTCGTGCTTACTTGGATTGGGTTGTCAATCGGGTAAAATACAGCCAGGATAATGTATATGAATATTTATTTCTTCGTGCATTCATTCGGTCCGGAGATTATTTCGGAATCGTAGTAAGGCTAACAATTATTGGCTGTGTAATTTTATCCTTTATGGATAATGGGCTGATCGGAAGTCTTGTGATTTCGTTAATCTTTACATTTTTAACAGGCATACAAATAATGAGTTTATTTAAGCATTATGAATTATTGGAGCTGCCAAATCTTTATCCACATGCCGAAAAGAAAAAAATGAGCAGTTTTTTAAAGATCATCTTTAAAGTACTCCTTATTCAGGCTGTCATTTATTCACTTGTTACATTGGCTATATCCAGCCTGATGATCTTTGTAGAAGTACTCATTGTAACAGTCTTTTTTGTTTCCCTGTTTGTCTATGGTTACATGCAAGGCAGAATAAAGAAAAAGGAAAAGGATGTCGTTTAA
- a CDS encoding EcsC family protein: protein MSYEQQAEEEAKLWKQKLLRKPSFLERSSKKAQSKINGFIPEKVHATVTEGIKKMVEATLIGSNMTTFPRKVENLTFEEREELVRKSIDVYKKTAAVEGASTGAGGILLGLADFPLFLSIKMKFLFEVASEYGYSTKEYEERLFLLYVFQLAFSSEKHKEEVLDMIENWEIRKEEIKELDWRIFQQEYRDYIDLVKLMQFVPGIGAVVGGVANYHLVQHLGECAMNAYRLRVFSAQK, encoded by the coding sequence ATGAGTTATGAACAGCAAGCTGAAGAGGAAGCAAAATTATGGAAGCAAAAGCTTCTAAGAAAGCCGTCCTTCTTAGAACGTTCATCAAAAAAAGCCCAAAGTAAAATCAATGGGTTTATCCCAGAAAAAGTGCATGCAACTGTAACTGAAGGGATCAAAAAAATGGTAGAAGCCACTTTAATTGGTTCAAATATGACAACATTTCCTAGAAAAGTAGAGAATCTGACGTTTGAAGAAAGGGAAGAACTAGTAAGAAAATCAATCGATGTATATAAAAAAACAGCTGCTGTTGAAGGAGCATCAACGGGTGCAGGCGGTATCTTGTTAGGATTAGCTGATTTTCCCTTATTTTTAAGTATTAAGATGAAATTCCTTTTTGAAGTGGCAAGCGAATATGGATACAGCACAAAGGAATATGAAGAACGCTTGTTTTTATTGTATGTCTTTCAGCTGGCATTCTCGAGTGAAAAGCATAAGGAAGAGGTACTCGATATGATTGAAAATTGGGAAATAAGAAAAGAAGAAATTAAAGAATTAGATTGGCGTATTTTTCAACAAGAATATCGGGATTATATTGATTTGGTGAAATTGATGCAATTTGTTCCTGGTATCGGTGCTGTAGTTGGTGGAGTTGCAAACTATCATCTTGTTCAGCATCTTGGGGAATGTGCAATGAATGCCTATCGATTAAGGGTATTTTCTGCACAAAAATAG
- a CDS encoding M20 family metallopeptidase has protein sequence MLEHLYNDLDHHFSEMVNIRRYLHMNPEVSFKEVKTAKYIAEYYKELGINVREHVGGNGVVATIKGGFEGPTVALRADFDALPIQDEKEVEYKSTVPGVMHACGHDGHTATLLVLAKILFQNREHLKGNVVLIHQHAEEYAPGGAISMIQDGCLDGVDVIFGTHLWATEPVGKIQYRVGPIMAAADRFEINIHGKGGHGAQPHKTKDAILIGSQVVTSLQQIVSRKIDPVHSAVVTVGSFVAENAFNIIANSATLIGTARSFDEEVRQQIEYEIEKVVKGTCLMNDADYQYDFFRGYPAVVNHEEATNFLKDVASEVPGVHEVEESPLQMGGEDFSYYLQHVKGTFFFTGARPYQQDHAYPHHHPKFDIDEKALLVAAKTLCAATIHYQMKLKQESLTDSMK, from the coding sequence ATGCTTGAACATCTCTACAACGATCTTGATCATCACTTTTCTGAAATGGTCAACATCCGTCGGTATTTACATATGAATCCTGAAGTTTCTTTCAAAGAAGTGAAGACAGCTAAGTATATTGCTGAATATTATAAAGAACTTGGTATTAATGTTAGGGAACATGTCGGTGGAAATGGTGTTGTTGCGACTATTAAAGGGGGTTTTGAAGGTCCTACAGTTGCATTGCGCGCCGATTTTGATGCACTTCCAATACAGGATGAAAAAGAGGTTGAATACAAATCAACTGTACCTGGTGTTATGCATGCGTGTGGACATGACGGACATACAGCAACTTTACTAGTGTTAGCTAAAATTCTTTTTCAAAACCGGGAGCACCTGAAAGGGAATGTTGTACTGATTCATCAACATGCAGAGGAATATGCCCCAGGTGGAGCTATTTCCATGATTCAAGATGGATGCTTAGATGGGGTTGATGTAATTTTTGGTACACATCTTTGGGCAACTGAACCGGTAGGAAAAATTCAATATAGAGTCGGTCCTATCATGGCAGCAGCTGATCGATTCGAAATTAATATCCACGGTAAAGGTGGACATGGAGCACAGCCTCATAAAACAAAGGATGCGATTTTGATTGGGTCTCAGGTCGTCACAAGCCTTCAACAAATTGTTAGCCGTAAGATAGACCCCGTTCATTCAGCTGTTGTGACTGTTGGCTCGTTTGTGGCAGAGAATGCCTTTAATATTATTGCAAATTCAGCTACTCTTATCGGAACAGCAAGATCTTTTGACGAAGAAGTAAGACAACAAATTGAGTATGAAATTGAAAAGGTTGTTAAAGGAACTTGTTTGATGAATGATGCGGACTATCAGTATGACTTTTTTAGAGGCTATCCTGCCGTTGTGAATCATGAAGAGGCGACAAATTTCTTAAAAGATGTGGCAAGCGAAGTTCCAGGTGTTCATGAAGTTGAGGAAAGTCCTTTACAAATGGGTGGAGAGGATTTTTCTTACTATTTACAACATGTAAAAGGAACATTTTTCTTTACCGGTGCCCGACCTTATCAGCAAGATCATGCCTATCCACATCATCATCCTAAATTTGATATTGATGAAAAAGCTTTACTAGTAGCTGCAAAAACGCTTTGCGCTGCTACCATCCATTATCAGATGAAATTAAAGCAGGAATCCTTAACCGATTCAATGAAATAG
- a CDS encoding phosphatase PAP2 family protein, whose amino-acid sequence MKIKYILIVLVLAFLFLILCIKMDILNDLDNTIGKELYHLHDTPVSTIISGVGMIGSTVGIISTLFLFMIILAWLERSFVSSAVLFFTALLGNIGNKLLKAIIARERPAFPEHVEEGYSFPSGHVMIGGVLLGMITYNLVKRTSQKNIKQAIISITTFLILIISVSRLLEGEHFVTDVIGGILAGSIMLIVMIKLDRYVHQLVKNRKIKKEIAM is encoded by the coding sequence ATGAAAATAAAATACATACTAATTGTACTAGTTTTAGCTTTTCTTTTCTTAATACTATGTATAAAAATGGATATATTGAACGATTTGGATAACACAATTGGAAAGGAATTATATCATCTACACGATACCCCCGTTTCCACGATTATATCAGGTGTAGGGATGATTGGCTCAACAGTTGGTATCATTTCTACCTTATTTCTTTTTATGATTATTCTAGCTTGGCTTGAAAGGAGCTTTGTTTCATCAGCAGTACTATTTTTCACCGCTCTTTTAGGGAATATCGGAAATAAGCTGTTAAAAGCAATTATCGCAAGAGAGCGACCGGCTTTTCCCGAGCATGTAGAGGAAGGCTATAGTTTCCCAAGCGGTCACGTCATGATCGGTGGAGTTCTTCTTGGAATGATCACATATAATCTTGTGAAAAGAACAAGCCAAAAGAATATTAAACAGGCAATTATATCTATAACGACCTTTTTAATTCTAATTATTAGTGTTAGCAGACTCCTGGAAGGAGAGCATTTTGTGACAGATGTGATTGGTGGTATCCTCGCAGGAAGTATTATGTTGATTGTGATGATCAAGCTTGACAGGTACGTACATCAATTGGTTAAAAACAGGAAGATAAAGAAGGAAATTGCCATGTAA
- a CDS encoding GntR family transcriptional regulator, whose translation MIKDWDHTKPIYIQIAEWLETEILKEHHKQHDKIYSQYQLADMFNINPATAAKGLNILADEAILYKKRGLGMFVSEHAKEIILTKRKNETLKRLIRDLVIEAEQLQVEEAELIDMVKKENQQRKGGTS comes from the coding sequence TTGATTAAAGATTGGGATCATACTAAGCCTATATATATCCAAATAGCGGAATGGCTTGAGACGGAGATTTTAAAAGAGCATCATAAGCAGCATGATAAAATCTATTCTCAATACCAACTGGCAGATATGTTTAATATTAATCCTGCAACAGCGGCCAAAGGGTTAAACATATTAGCTGATGAAGCTATTTTATATAAAAAGAGGGGGCTGGGAATGTTTGTTTCGGAACATGCAAAGGAGATCATTCTTACCAAAAGAAAAAATGAAACATTAAAACGCTTAATACGTGATCTCGTAATTGAGGCAGAACAACTTCAAGTAGAAGAAGCTGAATTAATAGACATGGTAAAAAAAGAAAATCAACAACGTAAGGGGGGAACGTCATGA
- a CDS encoding ATP-binding cassette domain-containing protein has product MSVIECKGLSKNYGKKRALHQVSFVIKENTITGLIGRNGAGKTTLLKLIAGFFYQTEGDLKVFSKNPFNSLFVSANRIYIDDQLNFPNTLTLKDILQSAASFYMNWDHTLADKLFDYFTFHPSQRYQQLSKGMKSTFNMIIGLSSRCSLTIFDEPTTGMDASVRKDFYRALLKDYLDHPRTIILSSHLLNEIEDLLEDILLLKDGEKCLHVSIEELKEYGVYLQGSNKSVREIAGNKEVFYEKSLGHDHLQLGIENTLTNLEMEEAASMGVHISPISADDLCTYLTNKTIGGIDDVFNRS; this is encoded by the coding sequence ATGAGTGTTATTGAATGTAAGGGGCTTTCAAAGAACTATGGAAAGAAGAGGGCCTTACATCAAGTATCATTTGTGATAAAAGAAAATACGATTACAGGACTTATCGGTAGAAATGGTGCAGGAAAAACAACACTTCTAAAACTAATCGCCGGCTTCTTTTATCAAACAGAAGGTGATCTTAAGGTGTTTTCAAAAAATCCATTTAATTCATTATTTGTATCAGCAAACAGAATCTACATAGACGATCAACTGAACTTTCCCAATACGTTAACCCTCAAAGACATTCTTCAATCTGCAGCTTCGTTTTATATGAATTGGGACCACACATTAGCAGATAAGCTATTCGATTATTTTACCTTTCATCCTTCTCAGCGTTATCAGCAGCTTTCAAAAGGAATGAAAAGTACATTTAACATGATTATTGGCTTATCCTCACGTTGTTCATTAACAATATTTGATGAACCGACAACAGGTATGGATGCTTCGGTTAGGAAGGATTTTTATCGTGCATTATTAAAAGACTACCTTGATCATCCAAGAACGATTATCCTTTCTAGTCATCTATTAAATGAAATAGAAGATTTACTTGAGGATATCCTGTTATTAAAGGATGGGGAAAAATGTCTCCATGTTTCAATTGAGGAACTGAAAGAATATGGTGTTTATTTGCAAGGTTCTAACAAAAGTGTAAGAGAAATTGCCGGTAACAAAGAAGTCTTTTATGAAAAGAGCTTAGGTCACGACCATTTGCAACTAGGCATAGAAAATACTCTTACAAACCTGGAGATGGAAGAAGCAGCTTCAATGGGGGTTCATATTTCACCAATCTCAGCGGATGACTTGTGCACGTATTTAACAAACAAGACGATTGGAGGTATAGATGATGTCTTTAACAGAAGTTAA
- a CDS encoding aldo/keto reductase, with protein sequence MEYKTLGKSGLLVSELCLGAMTFGKEVNEEDSINMIHRFLDQGGNFIDTADVYVGGESEKIVGKAIKERRSEVVLATKVRMKVGPHPNDFGYSRRRIMEGVDQSLKRLNTDYIDLYQLHVWDNLTPIEETIRTLDDLVSSGKVRYIGCSNFLAWQMMKALSYSDFQNMVRFISIQPQYSLINREMDREILPLCKEENVGIIPWAPIGGGFLTGKYRRDETPNSGRLSNGVGESSWENRANEKNFAILDAVQEIGQSLDKTPAQVALRWLLQKEEITSPIFGASSLEQYEENMGSVGWELTEEQWNQLDEVSKLPSEYPTRFLEKFKR encoded by the coding sequence ATGGAATACAAAACATTAGGTAAAAGTGGTTTACTAGTTTCTGAGCTCTGCCTAGGGGCGATGACCTTCGGAAAAGAAGTGAATGAAGAAGATTCAATTAATATGATTCATCGTTTTCTTGATCAAGGTGGTAATTTTATTGATACGGCTGATGTATATGTTGGCGGAGAGTCTGAAAAAATTGTCGGCAAGGCGATTAAAGAGCGCCGTTCAGAGGTTGTGTTAGCGACAAAGGTTAGAATGAAAGTAGGACCTCACCCGAATGATTTCGGGTATTCACGTCGTCGCATTATGGAAGGAGTCGACCAGAGTTTAAAGCGTCTAAATACAGATTATATTGATCTTTATCAACTTCATGTATGGGACAATTTAACACCGATTGAAGAAACAATTCGAACATTGGATGATCTTGTGAGCTCCGGAAAAGTAAGATACATAGGTTGTTCCAACTTTCTAGCTTGGCAAATGATGAAAGCATTATCTTATAGCGATTTTCAAAATATGGTGAGATTTATTTCCATTCAGCCACAGTACAGTTTAATTAATCGTGAAATGGACCGTGAAATTCTTCCGCTATGTAAAGAAGAAAATGTAGGCATCATCCCATGGGCTCCAATTGGTGGTGGTTTCCTGACAGGTAAATATAGAAGAGACGAAACGCCGAATAGTGGCAGACTTTCCAATGGAGTTGGAGAATCAAGCTGGGAAAACCGTGCGAATGAGAAGAACTTTGCTATTTTAGACGCTGTACAAGAAATTGGACAATCTCTAGATAAAACGCCTGCACAAGTTGCGTTAAGATGGCTCCTGCAAAAAGAGGAAATTACTTCACCTATTTTTGGTGCGAGCAGCTTAGAGCAATATGAGGAGAATATGGGAAGTGTCGGTTGGGAATTAACTGAAGAGCAATGGAATCAGTTAGATGAAGTAAGTAAGCTTCCAAGTGAATATCCAACTCGGTTTCTTGAGAAATTTAAAAGATAA
- a CDS encoding Gfo/Idh/MocA family protein: MFLKHQIIVVGCGSMSNTWIDYVLQREHAEIAAFVDVHLETARAMAASKELNVPVYSDLGEALATHQDVNLVFDITIPAAHKHIVSTALQANRHVFGEKPMAESMKDARDLVNITRGTGFTYSVMQNRRYNKQIRAFRSILADNEIGHITSIHADFFLGPHFGGFREAMDSPLILDMAIHTFDQARYLTNADPVSVYCHEYNPSSSWYKGNASATCIFEMKNGAVFTYQGSWCAEGLNTSWEADWRIIGSKGTAKWDGIHLPYYEVVDESKPTEFIRSVIRKEAKDIYSGYEGHWGCLDEMFLALEKNRKAETDCEDNIKSMAMVFAAIESARSGKKILIDEI; encoded by the coding sequence ATTTTTTTGAAACATCAAATCATTGTTGTAGGCTGTGGAAGCATGTCTAATACTTGGATTGATTATGTCTTACAAAGGGAGCATGCAGAAATAGCCGCATTTGTTGACGTTCATCTTGAAACAGCAAGAGCAATGGCTGCAAGCAAAGAATTAAATGTTCCTGTGTATTCTGATTTAGGAGAAGCATTAGCAACTCATCAAGATGTTAATCTTGTCTTTGACATCACCATTCCGGCAGCACATAAACACATTGTCTCAACTGCCTTACAAGCAAACCGCCATGTTTTCGGAGAAAAGCCCATGGCAGAATCCATGAAGGATGCTCGTGATTTAGTCAACATCACCCGCGGAACCGGTTTTACTTACAGTGTTATGCAAAACAGACGCTATAACAAACAAATTCGTGCTTTTCGATCGATACTTGCTGACAATGAAATTGGTCACATTACCTCTATTCATGCAGATTTTTTCCTCGGACCGCACTTCGGAGGATTTCGTGAAGCAATGGATAGTCCACTCATTCTTGATATGGCCATACATACATTTGATCAAGCAAGATACTTAACGAATGCAGATCCTGTGTCGGTCTATTGTCATGAATACAATCCATCAAGCTCCTGGTACAAAGGCAATGCTTCAGCTACTTGTATCTTTGAAATGAAGAACGGTGCTGTATTCACATATCAAGGATCCTGGTGTGCAGAAGGATTAAACACATCCTGGGAAGCGGATTGGCGTATTATTGGTAGTAAAGGAACAGCGAAATGGGATGGAATTCACCTTCCTTACTATGAAGTTGTTGACGAATCAAAACCGACTGAATTTATTCGTTCAGTAATCCGAAAAGAGGCTAAAGATATTTATTCAGGTTATGAAGGACATTGGGGCTGTTTAGATGAGATGTTTTTAGCACTAGAGAAAAACCGTAAAGCTGAAACAGATTGTGAAGACAATATAAAAAGCATGGCTATGGTTTTTGCTGCAATCGAAAGTGCTCGGTCAGGTAAAAAGATTTTGATTGATGAAATTTGA
- a CDS encoding antibiotic biosynthesis monooxygenase family protein, whose protein sequence is MLYITYGTVDYLEKLVKNHSNETLILMANQDTAVLFHETEGSTIFNEPKKYEVLDSTNLITNGSFAVLNNIPVRDEGRPLFEKRFSERARLIEKEPGFSAIRVLRPTRGDTYIILTLWESEQHFKAWQNSKAYEHAHKKRGSEEGIDQKSIFPRPSYVTTYTKVAIED, encoded by the coding sequence ATGCTCTACATTACATACGGGACAGTCGACTACTTAGAAAAATTGGTTAAAAACCATAGCAATGAGACACTAATATTGATGGCGAATCAAGATACTGCTGTTCTTTTTCATGAAACTGAAGGCTCAACCATCTTTAATGAACCCAAAAAATATGAAGTATTAGATTCAACTAATTTGATCACAAATGGTTCGTTTGCTGTTTTAAACAATATACCTGTTAGAGATGAAGGCAGACCTCTCTTTGAAAAAAGATTTAGCGAGAGAGCTCGATTAATTGAAAAAGAGCCAGGTTTTTCTGCAATACGTGTTTTACGCCCTACTCGCGGTGATACGTATATTATTCTAACACTGTGGGAAAGCGAACAACACTTCAAGGCTTGGCAGAATTCCAAAGCCTATGAACACGCACATAAAAAAAGAGGCAGTGAAGAGGGAATCGATCAAAAATCAATCTTTCCACGACCTTCATATGTCACAACGTATACAAAGGTTGCCATTGAAGATTAA